A portion of the Sabethes cyaneus chromosome 3, idSabCyanKW18_F2, whole genome shotgun sequence genome contains these proteins:
- the LOC128744744 gene encoding chitinase domain-containing protein 1 — protein MKSIGSIVFFTLVLAHLCNGTLSPSDVKNKNKKPKELKVRQGPQTSSVIDRALIQEEPLAKDILVESGTYYEETALKNFKGTVLGYVTPWNNHGYDVAKIWGAKFNYVSPVWLQILRKGAKQYELGGAHDIDLGWVKDVKHTGTAINNKVVPRILFDKFTDKDFSQLLTYGEERTAASRLILDTVQKYKFDGIVLEVWSQLSARVDDEVLIALVTEICQTLTSAHFDCILVIPPARKETYDLFSRKHFETLVPIVTAFSLMTYDFSSVQRPGANAPLYWVKNAVMHICPDSASDLERKRAKILLGLNLYGSDFTPNGGQPIVSHEYLALLKHLKGHLTFDEHDVENFFEVKTSTGRHMVFYPTLYSINARLKLARELGTGISLWELGQGLDYFYDLF, from the exons ATGAAAAGCATTGGGAGCATAGTTTTCTTCACACTGGTGCTGGCTCATCTGTGCAACGGTACGCTGTCGCCTTCGgatgttaaaaataaaaacaaaaagccGAAGGAGCTAAAAGTTCGTCAGGGACCTCAAACCTCCAGTGTTATCGATCGAGCTTTAATCCAGGAGGAACCCCTAGCTAAGGATATTCTTGTAGAAAGTGGAACTTATTACGAGGAGACAGCgttgaaaaacttcaaaggcacTGTTTTAGGCTATGTAACGCCG TGGAACAATCATGGTTATGACGTGGCCAAAATTTGGGGTGCAAAATTTAATTATGTGTCGCCGGTATGGCTTCAGATACTTCGGAAAGGAGCAAAGCAGTATGAGCTAGGCGGTGCTCATGATATCGATTTAGGATGGGTAAAGGATGTGAAGCATACCGGGACGGCGATTAATAATAAAG TTGTTCCACGCATCTTATTCGATAAATTCACCGACAAAGACTTCTCGCAGCTGCTTACGTATGGCGAAGAGCGAACCGCCGCGTCCAGGCTGATCCTGGATACTGTtcagaaatacaaatttgatgGTATTGTGTTGGAGGTGTGGTCTCAGCTTTCCGCCAGAGTAGATGATGAGGTTCTAATAGCTTTGGTGACGGAAATCTGTCAAACGCTGACTAGTGCTCATTTCGATTGCATCTTAGTTATTCCTCCGGCACGCAAAGAAACTTATGATCTGTTCTCCCGGAAGCATTTCGAGACTCTTGTCCCGATCGTTACGGCATTCTCGCTGATGACGTATGACTTCTCTAGTGTACAAAGGCCCGGTGCGAATGCTCCTCTCTATTGGGTGAAGAACGCCGTGATGCATATTTGTCCAGACTCTGCGAGTGATTTAGAACGGAAGCGAGcaaaaattttgctcggcttaAACCTCTATGGAAGTGACTTTACCCCTAACGGAGGACAACCCATCGTCTCTCATGAATACTTGGCTTTGCTGAAGCATCTCAAGGGACATTTAACTTTCGACGAGCATGATGTGGAGAACTTTTTCGAAGTGAa AACATCGACTGGTCGTCACATGGTATTTTACCCAACACTGTATTCCATCAATGCACGGCTGAAACTGGCTCGCGAGTTGGGTACTGGAATATCACTGTGGGAATTGGGTCAGGGTTTGGATTACTTTTATGACCTTTTCTAG